A single window of Elgaria multicarinata webbii isolate HBS135686 ecotype San Diego chromosome 17, rElgMul1.1.pri, whole genome shotgun sequence DNA harbors:
- the CHST12 gene encoding carbohydrate sulfotransferase 12: MTKARLFRLSVVVGSLFMILLIIVYWDNVGTAHFYLHTTLSRPHGVLPTVVREDGQGSLSDVDDFLENLLTSDLKQNVDLGRKTETPPLHASSRPVDGNLEENVRGYDWSTRDAGLILDQKKLQAERRKTLRELCANSSFAFPTKERSFDDIPNYELNHLIVDDRHGVIYCYVPKVACTNWKRVMIVLSESLMDQGVPYVDPLDIPREHVHNTSTHFTFNKFWHRYGKFSRHLMKIKLKKYTKFLFVRDPFVRLISAFRSKFELENDEFYRRFAIPMLKLYANYTSLPTSVSEAFGAGFKVSFSDFIQYLLDPRTEKLAPFNEHWRQVYRLCHPCQIEYDFIGKLETLDEDSAHLLQLLKVDHLLRFPPSYRNRTASSWEEDWFAKIPVAWRQQLYKLYEADFVLFGYPKPESLLKN, translated from the coding sequence ATGACCAAAGCGCGTCTCTTCCGCCTTTCGGTGGTGGTGGGTTCCCTCTTCATGATTCTGCTGATCATTGTATATTGGGACAACGTAGGGACCGCTCACTTCTACCTGCACACCACGCTCTCCAGGCCCCACGGGGTGCTGCCCACAGTGGTTCGGGAGGACGGCCAAGGGTCTTTGTCAGATGTCGATGACTTCTTGGAGAACCTCCTGACTTCTGACCTAAAACAGAACGTCGATCTTGGTCGGAAAACGGAAACGCCGCCCTTGCACGCCTCGAGCCGCCCCGTAGACGGCAACTTGGAAGAGAACGTCCGGGGCTACGATTGGTCCACTCGTGATGCCGGCCTGATCCTGGACCAAAAGAAGCTGCAAGCAGAGAGGCGGAAGACCCTGCGGGAACTGTGTGCCAACTCCAGCTTTGCCTTCCCGACCAAGGAACGCTCATTCGACGACATACCCAACTACGAGCTCAACCACCTCATTGTGGACGACCGCCACGGCGTCATCTACTGCTACGTCCCCAAAGTAGCGTGCACCAACTGGAAGCGGGTGATGATTGTCCTGAGTGAGAGTTTGATGGACCAGGGCGTTCCCTACGTTGACCCCTTGGACATTCCCCGGGAACACGTCCACAACACCAGCACCCACTTCACCTTCAACAAGTTCTGGCACCGTTACGGCAAGTTTTCCCGCCATCTCATGAAGATCAAGCTGAAGAAGTACACCAAGTTCCTCTTCGTCCGCGACCCCTTCGTCCGGCTCATCTCGGCCTTCCGCAGCAAATTCGAGCTGGAGAATGACGAGTTCTACCGCCGTTTCGCCATCCCGATGCTGAAGCTGTACGCCAACTACACCAGCCTCCCGACCTCGGTGAGCGAGGCCTTTGGGGCGGGCTTCAAGGTCTCCTTCTCGGATTTCATCCAGTACTTGCTGGATCCTCGGACAGAGAAGCTGGCCCCGTTCAACGAGCACTGGAGGCAAGTCTACCGCCTCTGTCACCCGTGCCAGATCGAGTATGACTTCATCGGCAAGCTAGAGACACTGGATGAAGACTCCGCTCACCTCTTGCAGCTACTCAAGGTGGACCACCTGCTCCGCTTCCCTCCCAGCTACCGGAACAGGACAGCCAGCAGCTGGGAGGAAGACTGGTTTGCCAAAATCCCCGTGGCTTGGCGGCAGCAGCTGTACAAGCTCTACGAGGCGGACTTTGTACTCTTCGGTTATCCCAAACCGGAAAGCTTGCTTAAAAACTGA